CGGCACTGTCGTTTTTGCATGGCAGGGTATTGCTTTCGCCAGCCGCGGCCGCGTTCACTGCCGGTATTGCGACAAGCGCTTTTGCGTGCGCAGCAGCAAGGCATGAAAGTGGGCCTCATGGGGGCGGCTGTTTCCGATTATCCGGAGATTCAAGCTCTATGCCATGAGTTTGAGGCTAAAGGGATGCGCTTTTCCGTAGCTTCTTTGCGAGCGGATTCATTGGATGCAGTATTGGTGGCCGGTTTGGCCGCCAGCGGCCATCGGACGCTGACTTTGGCGCCGGAAGCCGGCAGTCAGCGCTTGCGGGACGTCATCAACAAGGGGATTCGAGAAGAGCATTTGTTAGAAGGTGTGCGTTTGGCGGCGCAGGCTGGCATTCCAAATCTGCGCCTATATATTATGATTGGCTTGCCGACGGAAGTTGATGAAGACATTGACGCTATTGCTGAGATGGCCTTGCGGGTGCTGGCATGCATGGAAGAAGCGGGTTCTAAGGGCAAACTAACTCTTAGCGTCAATCCTTTTGTGCCGAAGCCCTTCACGCCGTTTCAGTGGCTGCCTATGGCGGATAAAAAGGTGATTCAGCAGCGGTTGCGCCGGTTGGAAAGCTTACTGAAAACGAATCGCCGCGTGGAAATTCTCAGCGAGCCGCCGCGGGAAGCTTATGTGCAGGCCATACTGGCGCGGGGAGATCGCCGGTTGGCGCCGGTTTTGGCGGCTGCTGCTGCGCAGGGGGGCTGGCGGCGTTTTGCCGCTTGCCTTAAAGACGCCGGCTTGGATGAGGAAAGTTATTTATATCGACAGCGCTCCCTAGACGAGCGTCTGCCCTGGGCGCATCTGGATATGGGATTTAACAAGGATTATTTATGGCAGGAATGGCAGCGCGCCGCAAAGGAAGCCCCTACAAAAGGCTGTTTTGCAGGCTGCCGGCGTTGCGGTATCTGCCGGGAAGGCAGGGAAGCATGGTGAAAGAAAAAGAGCCTTTTTATTTGGAAAAGGCAGGGCCTTTGATAGTAGGACGTTTTTCTTTGCTGCAAGAAGCTGGCTTGCAGCATGCCATGTCCACTCGCCTGGGTGGCATTAGCAAAGCTCCTTGGCGGTCTTTGAATTTGGGGTATCATGTCGGCGATTGTGCGGAAGATGTTACTGCCAACCGTAAGCACTTTTGTGAAGCCGTTGGCGCGGAAGCGTCCAACGTAGTGGCGTTGCAACAAGTTCA
This genomic window from uncultured Anaeromusa sp. contains:
- a CDS encoding TIGR03960 family B12-binding radical SAM protein — its product is MSWSLKEALRQRREQEDNTCAPPQAGGRGFALVYPNNYQVGMSNLGLHILYRLLNERGDLCCERAFLPEKKAWDEHIRTQTPLMTVESQRPLSAFALVGFALSFEMDYFHFLDMLQLGRIPQLAEARGEQDPFVLIGGPCATFNPEPLAPFVDAAIIGEGEEVLQEMVDVYQECRAQGKTRQEVLLAWAHIPGVYVPAFYEAAYEADGRLAAWRKLEEVPETISRRRVERLDDYPGETAVFAEDAEFGKLFLLEVARGCGRHCRFCMAGYCFRQPRPRSLPVLRQALLRAQQQGMKVGLMGAAVSDYPEIQALCHEFEAKGMRFSVASLRADSLDAVLVAGLAASGHRTLTLAPEAGSQRLRDVINKGIREEHLLEGVRLAAQAGIPNLRLYIMIGLPTEVDEDIDAIAEMALRVLACMEEAGSKGKLTLSVNPFVPKPFTPFQWLPMADKKVIQQRLRRLESLLKTNRRVEILSEPPREAYVQAILARGDRRLAPVLAAAAAQGGWRRFAACLKDAGLDEESYLYRQRSLDERLPWAHLDMGFNKDYLWQEWQRAAKEAPTKGCFAGCRRCGICREGREAW